In the genome of Bacillus sp. S3, one region contains:
- a CDS encoding flagellar biosynthetic protein FliO produces the protein MKRIMILFAMFFYLFSIQTPTLAAGLTAAGDPSVYDTIQKGDVSPKDSVSKEKDSGTSPSIFSLFIKFIVSFAFVIFLLFVLLRFLSKRNRSIPSNGPIVPIGDHPLGNNRSVQLVLISGTIYVLGVGETVTLLRTITQGEEYQHLLESLENQEVEPSLNWTSHDTKKLWNSVFKKQLENLKQHRGGK, from the coding sequence ATGAAACGCATCATGATTTTATTTGCTATGTTTTTTTATTTATTTTCCATACAAACCCCGACACTTGCCGCGGGTCTCACTGCCGCAGGTGATCCTTCCGTTTATGACACTATCCAAAAGGGTGATGTATCACCCAAAGACTCAGTAAGTAAAGAGAAGGATAGTGGCACATCTCCTTCCATATTCTCCTTATTTATCAAATTTATTGTATCGTTTGCATTTGTGATTTTCTTATTGTTTGTTCTATTACGATTCCTCTCAAAAAGGAACAGGTCGATTCCTTCCAATGGACCAATTGTTCCAATAGGAGACCATCCACTCGGAAATAATCGTTCTGTCCAGCTCGTATTGATTAGTGGGACGATTTATGTGCTTGGTGTCGGTGAAACGGTCACACTCTTACGCACGATCACGCAAGGTGAAGAATATCAGCATTTACTTGAAAGCCTTGAAAATCAAGAAGTGGAGCCATCGTTAAACTGGACATCACATGATACGAAAAAATTGTGGAATTCTGTTTTTAAAAAACAGCTGGAAAATTTGAAGCAGCACCGTGGGGGGAAGTAG